In Dasypus novemcinctus isolate mDasNov1 chromosome 10, mDasNov1.1.hap2, whole genome shotgun sequence, one DNA window encodes the following:
- the LOC101421386 gene encoding olfactory receptor 52B4-like codes for MTSLNHTVFSHTVFHLLGIPGLEDQHIWISIPYFTSYVITLLGNSLLIYIIFTKRSLHEPMYLFLCMLAGADVALCTCTVPQALAIFWFDAGEISLDRCITQVFFLSFTFIFESGILVVMAFDRYIAICYPLRYTTILTHSLIWKICVVVLLRSYGTIFPMIFLLKRLTFCKSNILPNTACKHIVLARVSCDDIRVNIWYGIFVLMSTLVLDIILIFISYVLILRAVFHMPSQDAYQKALNTCGSHVCVIILFYGPGIFSVLTQRFGHHISPHIHVLLANIYVMVPPMLNPIIYGIMTKQIWDQVFHLFCTKQK; via the coding sequence ATGACTTCTTTAAACCACACCGTGTTCAGTCACACAGTTTTCCACTTGCTGGGCATTCCTGGCCTAGAGGACCAGCACATATGGATTTCCATCCCTTACTTCACTTCCTATGTCATCACCCTGCTTGGAAACAGCCTACTCATCTATATTATATTCACAAAGCGCAGCCTCCACGAACCCATGTACCTCTTCCTCTGCATGCTGGCTGGAGCAGATGTTGCCCTCTGCACGTGCACCGTTCCTCAGGCTTTGGCCATTTTCTGGTTTGATGCTGGGGAGATCTCCCTAGATCGCTGCATCACTcaggtcttctttctctctttcacctTCATCTTTGAGTCAGGGATCTTGGTAGTGATGGCATTTGACCGTTACATTGCCATATGCTACCCACTGAGATATACCACTATTCTTACACACTCTCTAATTTGGAAAATTTGTGTGGTTGTCCTTCTGAGAAGTTATGGTACAATTTTCCCCATGATATTTCTTCTGAAAAGGTTGACTTTCTGCAAAAGTAACATCCTTCCAAACACTGCTTGTAAGCATATTGTCTTGGCCCGTGTTTCATGTGATGACATTCGAGTAAACATCTGGTATGGGATTTTTGTCCTCATGTCAACCTTGGTCTTAGATATTatcctgatttttatttcttatgtacTGATTCTCCGTGCTGTCTTCCACATGCCTTCCCAAGATGCCTACCAGAAAGCTCTCAACACATGTGGCTCCCATGTCTGTGTCATCATTCTCTTTTATGGGCCTGGAATCTTTTCTGTCCTCACTCAGAGGTTTGGACACCACATCTCACCCCATATTCATGTCCTGCTGGCAAACATCTATGTTATGGTTCCACCTATGCTGAATCCCATCATTTATGGGATTATGACCAAACAAATATGGGACCAggtgtttcatttgttttgtacaaaacaaaaatga
- the LOC101420944 gene encoding olfactory receptor 52B4-like: MTSLNHTVFSHTVFHLVGIPGLEDQHIWISIPYFTSYVITLLGNSLLIFIISTKRSFHEPMYLFLCMLAGADAVLSTCIIPQALAIFWFHAGEISLDRCITQVFFLSFTFIFESGILVVMAFDRYIAICYPLRYTTILTHTLIWKVCVIVLLRSYGTIFPIIFLLKRLTFCKSNILPNTACKEIVLAHVSCDDIRVNIWYGIFVLTSTLILDIVLIFISYVLILCAVFRMPSQEAHQKALNTCGSHICVIILFYGPGIFSILTQRFGQHISLHIHVLLANIYSLVPPMLNPIIYGIMTKQIRELVFHAFCTKLK; this comes from the coding sequence ATGACTTCCTTAAACCATACTGTGTTCAGTCACACAGTCTTCCACTTGGTGGGCATTCCTGGCCTAGAGGACCAGCACATATGGATTTCCATCCCCTACTTTACTTCCTATGTCATCACCCTGCTTGGAAACAGCCTGCTCATCTTTATTATATCCACAAAGCGCAGCTTCCATGAACCCATGTACCTCTTCCTCTGCATGCTGGCTGGAGCAGATGCTGTCCTCTCCACATGCATCATTCCTCAGGCCTTGGCCATTTTCTGGTTCCATGCTGGGGAGATCTCCCTAGATCGCTGCATCACTcaggtcttctttctctctttcacctTCATCTTTGAGTCAGGGATCTTGGTAGTGATGGCATTTGACCGTTACATTGCCATATGCTACCCACTGAGATATACCACTATTCTTACACACACTCTGATTTGGAAAGTTTGTGTGATTGTCCTTTTGAGAAGTTATGGTACAATTTTCCCCATAATATTTCTCCTGAAAAGGTTGACTTTCTGCAAAAGTAACATCCTTCCAAACACAGCTTGTAAGGAAATTGTCTTGGCCCATGTTTCCTGTGATGACATCCGAGTAAATATCTGGTATGGGATTTTTGTCCTCACATCAACCTTGATCTTAGATATTgtcctgatttttatttcttatgtacTGATTCTCTGTGCTGTCTTCCGCATGCCTTCCCAAGAGGCCCACCAGAAAGCTCTCAACACATGTGGCTCCCATATCTGTGTCATCATTCTCTTTTATGGACCTGGGATCTTTTCCATCCTCACTCAGAGGTTTGGGCAGCACATCTCACTCCATATTCATGTCCTGCTGGCCAACATTTATAGTCTGGTTCCACCTATGCTGAATCCCATCATTTATGGAATTATGACCAAACAAATACGGGAGCTGGTGTTTCATGCATTCTGTACAAAACTAAAATGA